The following DNA comes from Pseudorasbora parva isolate DD20220531a chromosome 8, ASM2467924v1, whole genome shotgun sequence.
CAGGCCTTTAGAAATTTGCATAAGAAATATGATACGGTAGACTATAGAGTTATATCTAATATATTGACTGAGATTACACAGAAATTGCAAAAtcatgaacaataacaaattctCTCACCGGTGTAACGTGCAGGGGAACAAAATGTGGGGACCACTTTCCTGCCAAACAGCTTTTCGTAGTTGGTGTTTACACAGTGAACAAGTTCTCCTGTGTAACTACGCAAAGCTGATGGCTCCATTGACAGGGAAGCAGCCTCCCGGTCCTGGTTCCACCGGTGTAGACCCTCCAGCAGATAAATCTGAAAGTTCAGACTGTTCGCACTGGTTCCTGTAAATAGACACAAGCATATGGCGGGTTTTTAAGAAACACAGACACTTAATGAGCTTTCTTTACACATGCACATTGTATGTGACAAAGACATACCTGGGATGAACCGGTTCAGATGTAAATGAAAGGACTCGAGAGAAGTAGAGCCCCTTGCACATCTGTATGTCTTCAGAAGCATGCCTCCCTTGGTTAAGCTCCCCGTCTCTGTATAGAGCACAACACCAGGGGGATCTTgaatgcatttaacatgcttcTTCTGGACATTCCAGATGTGCTCCATCCTTTCTCTGTCCAGGAGAGGAACACCCAGGGAGTCATTGCCCCTGCTGCTCAGGAGCTCTGTAAGCAGTCGCTCAAGGAGAAGGATGGTAGTCTCCTCTCCATGGGTCCTCCTCCGGCAATGAAGGGCCAGCTCTCCCCTGGTGAGATGCTTGTGGACATCTTCATCTGTCAGCGCAGGCCAACCCTGGGATATCAGCTGCTCTCTCTTTGCCACGCGAAGCTCAGAAACATCAGCCGCATCCCACTCAAAAATGCATGCTGACAGCCGTGACATGAAGATGGGATACAGTTGATGGGCATCAGTTGTACACCCCAAGGCAATCCTGCGCATAAAATGCCAGATGTCCAAGCGTATCAGGAGATCTGGCCAACCTCTGAATCTAGTTTTGAGCTTGGTCTCGCCCACCTCAGTGCAACAGCCACAGTCCACGTACAATACAGCAGGTGGGTCCACACCAGCCTTCTGGTACCGTTTCACCAGACCATCCACCATAATGTCCAGTCCTGCTCCTTCCTGGGCTGTAAGCACACTTATGAGCACCTGACCAAACTCGTTGCCAACAGAGGTAAGCCAGAGTCCCGTTCCTCTTGCCGTCCCAGCCAGCTTCTTGGTGATCTGTAATATACATGATATGAAGCATGCTGTAAATGTAATGAAACTGCAGACTGCCATGCTTtgatataataaaaaacaacataaattaacaaaaatccaCCACTAACCTTTTTAGTGGAATCCATCTTCAAGATAGAGCCATAGGTGGATGTAATCCTTGCATGGATTTCATCCAGCCTTGTCAGGATGTCTTGGCTGTAGACTGTAAGCAGCCACTTACAGCTTGGCACCACTGTAGGCTCTGGGGGTTCCTGAAATTTTACTGGCAACACCCCGGGTCCATTGAGGAAGTCCACACATTGCGTGGTGTACCGGGCCAGCCGCTGGAGCCACTCCTCGCTGTGGTTCTCTCGCAGTTGTTTTATGACCCGGGTGGGACTGTTGCCAAGGCCACGTTCACGGAGAAGCCGAATGACCCTCATATCACAGGCATACCTTAGGAAAAGCAAAATccacacatttatatattttacatatttgttttgtaaagtatttgctaATAAATGTGATGATGGACTATCAACTGGATGTGGAATGAAAGTGTACTCACTTCCGTGTGAGGATGACCCGAAACTCAGATCGATGGCCCAGATCCAACTGTTGAAGGACAGTCTGACTCCAAGACACATGCGAggctttacacttggcacagaTGAGGGTTTCTGTGACCATGTTGTACATCCTGTCGATGTCCAGAACCTGCCGTGCCCTTTTGTGCAGACCGCCTCCTGTCAGCTGGTGCTGTCCACAGGCAGGATTGGGACAGAGAACCTTGACCCTCCACAGCTTGTATGGCATCCACAGCAACAGAGCATGGCAAAAAAATCTGTCTGGAGCTGGAGCCTGATTGTATGTAAGTGCTGGCTGTGGTGGGTAATACCAGAGCTGTAGGTTTTCACGAAGCTCTGGTTTCCCCTTGGGTCCCGATTTAAAAAGTCTGCTGGCAATCCACCTGTGATCTTCCTGTGGCAAGGTCTCCGACCACAAACGATGCAGTCGAACTCCAGATGGAGCTTGCAGCaatgctccagaaggagcagtcTGTGAAAGAAAAATACCAAACATTTAGTTTAGCAAGGTCATTTGTTCAATAAGCACTTTATTTTTCCAAAACTACCCTCACATAAAACAGTGATTATTGCTAcatcaaaactttaaaataaaatataattttgtattaatcaCTACTGTCATCCAAAAAGAAATGAATATTCTTAAAGCCAGGAAAGATTATCCTCTGTAATTTTACAAACAACAtctctttatttaaaatattttaaacatctgattatgtaaataataatgtaaatatttctttaaatttaaTATCAAGTTGATCCTTTGGGGAGCCAAGTCCTAACATTATGAGTTTACTTGGTTATTGTTTATTCAGCTTGAAAGTGTTTTAGGAAGCTACTGGAGTGGATGTCAACTACTTACTTTACCGTACATtaatagaaaaaaatgtatacatatgttccaaacattttttaaaactgtgTCAGCTGCTAACGCTATTTTGTGTTAAGTTAcagttaatatgccaattcaaTTACTTTTATAAACCAATAGAATTTTTAAATTACTTACAGAGACAATACTGCACGACTCTGTAGGACTGGTCCCATCTGCAGTGGTTCTGGGGACAGAGGCTGGAACTCCAGGGTCTTGTGTCTGtacaattataataaatatgatGTGAAATATAAGTGAAATATAATAGATGTTGTATATATAACAAGAGAAACAGTCAAACATAACTGTCCGATAATTTTAACTCATCCTAGATGAAATTATACAATACTATAAtcgtatttttaaaaaaagaatat
Coding sequences within:
- the LOC137085335 gene encoding uncharacterized protein, translating into MPYKLWRVKVLCPNPACGQHQLTGGGLHKRARQVLDIDRMYNMVTETLICAKCKASHVSWSQTVLQQLDLGHRSEFRVILTRKYACDMRVIRLLRERGLGNSPTRVIKQLRENHSEEWLQRLARYTTQCVDFLNGPGVLPVKFQEPPEPTVVPSCKWLLTVYSQDILTRLDEIHARITSTYGSILKMDSTKKITKKLAGTARGTGLWLTSVGNEFGQVLISVLTAQEGAGLDIMVDGLVKRYQKAGVDPPAVLYVDCGCCTEVGETKLKTRFRGWPDLLIRLDIWHFMRRIALGCTTDAHQLYPIFMSRLSACIFEWDAADVSELRVAKREQLISQGWPALTDEDVHKHLTRGELALHCRRRTHGEETTILLLERLLTELLSSRGNDSLGVPLLDRERMEHIWNVQKKHVKCIQDPPGVVLYTETGSLTKGGMLLKTYRCARGSTSLESFHLHLNRFIPGTSANSLNFQIYLLEGLHRWNQDREAASLSMEPSALRSYTGELVHCVNTNYEKLFGRKVVPTFCSPARYTGELIGVQYLFQQTGQSLQDMNPDSEQTAELIEDLSVEERDEDEGFCDISEDHTITDPEAVLSPSSTLTLGSPTLVTSSDISALGSTSPSLLPDPTHGLTQSHSSAGPSGTAVSPFPSEPEDAGQDDDDDDDDDDDDGEMAVDYQNVPGYQHVDRLAEYLVELRGHTTLSLTNQEANTIIALWQNLDDQDKKGVVKAARYQKRLLSGRFRVPKRPTQNPGVESTIRCVLGASGIAAQWPDCCRLVETIFIRLCNAHPSPKRKGKGALSRWSLILQDYRRIRQLVLGNGLVMGGTSIQLVEVNQNTLIQWYNNRQKKQELSVLLQGIQLPQPLHVAQEPLQVAKRLRTEPEQPGEQHQFKLPESTAGQAKQRQTSVGRPPLRPKAPAQSQMLVTPSAPGPSLQMVPNIMIPAAPGFHGVPVFQVPMYQGVQMVQGIPMVQGVQMVQGMPMIQPLLQPTVVRGTSSQPATPETMPKRPYRRTVEANTCKKCGQYKTSATGHSQYRGRVYCPQTETVCKEVWLEEMRRTISK